One region of Limnospira fusiformis SAG 85.79 genomic DNA includes:
- a CDS encoding DUF6464 family protein, protein MESYSLPTEVILTEPRKSLGNVCFDWTPQPGHYLVLEGQTYAVLERRHRYHLKSGRYRLSKIALYVQSAEEPQEKSLVNGHWVIGDASCRFNARSELFRCAVNPQGPCDRCRFYESLEETPPG, encoded by the coding sequence ATGGAATCATATTCACTACCAACAGAAGTAATTTTAACCGAGCCGCGTAAGTCCCTAGGAAATGTGTGTTTTGATTGGACTCCCCAACCTGGCCATTATTTGGTTTTAGAGGGTCAAACCTATGCAGTTTTGGAACGCCGACACCGTTATCATTTAAAATCAGGTCGTTACCGCCTAAGTAAAATTGCTCTATATGTACAGTCGGCTGAAGAACCCCAGGAGAAGAGTTTAGTCAATGGACATTGGGTAATAGGGGATGCTAGTTGTCGGTTTAATGCGCGATCGGAGTTATTTCGCTGTGCGGTAAATCCCCAGGGACCCTGCGATCGATGTCGCTTTTATGAGTCCCTGGAAGAAACACCCCCCGGATAA
- a CDS encoding ATP-binding protein, whose protein sequence is MTPEQFLEVASVLPEPLILATVSGDILAANRPVAKLLNCRSKDLRGKNLLEIVENPHDSVLEYLKTCARNRQFSFGSLNFILPNDEHLSCRAEGAVIQPASHESPALILLRLQNSAAANLDFAVLNQKIDQLSQEIHHRKQAEAALSLKNQELEEAFRQLKNTQLQLIQTEKMSSLGQLVAGIAHEINNPVTFIDGNLVHAEEYIETLLQLVQMYETAYPDSSPEIEEFKAEIDLDFVVEDLENLLDSMRKGTQRILKIVKSLRNFSRLDESGCKAVDIHEGIESTLVILRDRLETSLQSGKIEVIRDYGNLPLIECYPGQLNQVFMNLISNAIDALVESDQKPPPDRNSPHYSQIIISTQLIDHKSIRISIKDNGSGICDQVCPHIFNPFFTTKPVGKGTGLGLSISYQIITQLHQGQLICRSTPHQGTELGVEIPIHQTPVKSSRSDPERLVEVDILDMAQKT, encoded by the coding sequence ATGACACCGGAACAGTTTTTAGAGGTGGCTTCTGTATTGCCAGAGCCGTTAATTTTGGCTACAGTTAGCGGTGATATTTTGGCAGCAAATCGTCCGGTTGCTAAACTTCTTAATTGTCGCAGTAAAGACCTACGAGGTAAGAATTTATTAGAAATTGTTGAAAACCCCCATGATTCAGTTCTTGAATATTTAAAAACCTGCGCCAGAAATCGTCAATTCTCCTTCGGTTCCTTAAATTTTATCCTCCCCAATGATGAGCATTTAAGCTGTCGTGCGGAGGGTGCGGTAATTCAACCAGCTTCCCATGAATCTCCGGCTTTGATTTTACTGCGTTTACAAAATAGTGCAGCCGCCAATTTAGATTTTGCCGTCTTAAATCAAAAAATTGATCAACTCAGCCAAGAAATTCACCATCGGAAACAAGCCGAAGCCGCATTATCCCTGAAAAACCAGGAATTAGAAGAGGCATTTCGTCAATTAAAAAATACTCAACTTCAGTTAATACAAACGGAAAAAATGTCCAGTCTCGGTCAATTAGTAGCCGGGATAGCTCATGAAATTAATAACCCGGTTACCTTTATTGATGGCAATTTGGTTCATGCTGAAGAATATATTGAGACTTTATTGCAGCTAGTCCAAATGTATGAAACAGCATATCCAGACTCATCGCCAGAAATTGAAGAGTTTAAAGCAGAAATAGATCTGGATTTTGTGGTAGAGGATTTAGAGAATTTGTTAGATTCCATGCGTAAAGGGACTCAACGGATTTTAAAGATTGTTAAATCCCTACGCAATTTCTCGCGGTTGGATGAGTCGGGGTGCAAAGCGGTGGATATTCACGAAGGTATTGAAAGCACTTTAGTGATTTTACGCGATCGCTTAGAAACTTCCTTACAATCTGGTAAAATCGAGGTAATCCGAGACTATGGAAACTTACCTTTAATAGAATGTTATCCAGGTCAACTTAATCAGGTATTTATGAACTTGATTAGTAATGCGATCGATGCTTTAGTAGAATCCGACCAAAAACCACCCCCAGACCGCAACTCCCCACATTATAGCCAAATTATAATTTCTACCCAACTCATTGATCACAAGTCTATTAGGATTTCCATTAAAGATAATGGCTCAGGAATTTGTGACCAAGTTTGTCCTCACATTTTTAACCCGTTTTTTACGACCAAACCTGTCGGGAAAGGTACGGGATTAGGGTTATCAATTAGTTATCAGATTATCACCCAACTGCATCAAGGTCAATTGATTTGTCGGTCAACCCCCCACCAAGGAACAGAATTGGGAGTAGAGATTCCTATTCATCAAACCCCCGTTAAAAGTAGCAGGTCAGACCCAGAAAGGTTGGTAGAGGTTGACATTTTGGATATGGCTCAAAAAACCTAG
- a CDS encoding methanogen output domain 1-containing protein, which yields MSNLTHSSPDNNQSFTELDIPLERDIFLRTLIRELAGTLENVVGLQEASGFISVVGQSMGRAIEQDYKSALQLSQLSRSQVAQVLVDLKRRINGDFYVIEEDDEKIVFGNRVCPFGDKVLNRPSMCMMTSNVFGSIAADNLGYAKVELQETIAQGHSGCRVVVYLQQTEDAEDAEGREYFGI from the coding sequence ATGAGTAATCTTACCCATTCATCCCCTGATAACAACCAATCTTTCACGGAGTTAGATATTCCCCTGGAACGAGATATTTTTCTCCGTACCTTAATCAGAGAACTCGCTGGGACACTGGAAAACGTTGTCGGCTTACAAGAAGCATCCGGTTTTATCAGCGTTGTCGGTCAGTCAATGGGTAGAGCCATTGAGCAAGATTATAAATCAGCCCTGCAACTTTCTCAACTCTCCCGTTCACAAGTCGCTCAAGTGTTGGTAGACCTCAAGCGACGCATTAACGGCGATTTTTATGTCATTGAAGAAGACGACGAAAAAATAGTTTTTGGGAATCGAGTTTGTCCCTTTGGAGATAAGGTCTTAAATCGTCCTTCTATGTGTATGATGACCTCTAATGTATTTGGGTCAATTGCTGCGGATAATCTCGGTTATGCGAAAGTAGAATTACAGGAAACTATTGCTCAAGGTCATTCAGGCTGTCGAGTAGTTGTGTATCTTCAACAGACGGAAGATGCCGAAGATGCCGAAGGTCGGGAGTATTTTGGAATATAA
- the fabG gene encoding 3-oxoacyl-ACP reductase FabG, whose amino-acid sequence MNNKQVLITGGTGGLGLGVTPLVLNQKAKVTIPYRSEAEVDRLKGILSPTDFEQIRFVAVDLTDENAVSKLINDMGRVDVLIHLVGGFSMGATHEYSYDSWKQDIDLNLNTTFLVCKHSLAKMRQNNYGRIVTVGSRGAIDPAGQLAAYCASKAAVVALTKAIADETKNTNITANCVLPSVIDTPSNREAMGSDNAHQWVTPQSLGEVICFLASEAAKDLRGAAIPVYGNI is encoded by the coding sequence ATGAATAATAAACAGGTACTAATCACTGGCGGAACTGGGGGACTAGGTTTAGGAGTGACCCCCCTAGTGCTTAACCAAAAAGCTAAGGTCACGATACCCTATCGCAGTGAAGCAGAAGTCGATCGCCTTAAAGGTATCCTTTCCCCGACGGACTTTGAGCAAATTCGGTTTGTGGCGGTCGATCTCACGGACGAAAACGCGGTTAGTAAACTGATTAATGATATGGGTCGGGTTGATGTTCTGATTCATCTAGTGGGGGGTTTCTCCATGGGGGCTACCCACGAATATAGCTATGATAGCTGGAAACAAGACATAGACCTTAACTTAAATACCACATTCCTTGTATGCAAGCACAGCCTAGCTAAAATGCGACAAAATAACTACGGTAGAATCGTGACGGTAGGGAGTCGTGGTGCTATAGACCCAGCCGGACAATTAGCGGCTTACTGTGCTTCTAAGGCGGCGGTAGTGGCTTTAACTAAAGCGATCGCAGATGAAACCAAAAACACCAATATCACCGCCAACTGTGTGCTTCCCAGCGTCATTGACACCCCCAGCAACCGCGAAGCCATGGGTAGTGATAACGCTCACCAATGGGTAACACCCCAATCTCTAGGAGAGGTGATCTGCTTCTTAGCTTCAGAAGCCGCCAAAGACCTACGCGGTGCTGCTATTCCCGTCTACGGCAACATTTAA
- a CDS encoding DUF3326 domain-containing protein: MARPFTVVMIVPTGIGADLGGYAGDALPIARSLSGVCDRLITHPNVLNGAQLYWPIPNALYVEGYALDQMAAGCWGLQPVHSNRVGLLLDRGMEPELQLRHLQAADGARATLGINMTDYVITDAPLNVELRIAPSGASWGTIGNPDSLLRGAKQLIDKAGAEAIAVVARFPDDEGSVALSQYRQGQGVDPLAGAEAIISHLIVRHFRIPCAHAPALLPLPLDPHLSPRSAAEEIGYTFLPCVLAGLSRAPQYVQSRLTAPDSIWANQVDAVVVPETACGGSAILSFANSAKLMITVAENRTTMATPPEAIGIKTVPVKSYLEAIGVLVTWRQGVNHQALRPNLTTLNRLHTP; encoded by the coding sequence ATGGCTCGCCCCTTTACTGTGGTAATGATAGTCCCTACTGGAATAGGGGCGGATTTGGGTGGCTATGCGGGGGATGCCTTACCCATTGCTCGATCGCTATCTGGAGTCTGTGATAGGTTAATCACCCATCCCAACGTCCTTAACGGCGCTCAGTTGTACTGGCCTATACCTAATGCCCTCTATGTGGAAGGATATGCCCTAGACCAAATGGCCGCGGGGTGTTGGGGACTCCAACCCGTCCACAGTAACCGAGTGGGACTATTACTCGATCGCGGTATGGAACCAGAATTGCAACTGCGACACCTACAGGCCGCCGATGGCGCTAGAGCGACTCTGGGCATCAATATGACTGATTATGTCATTACCGATGCTCCCCTCAACGTAGAGCTAAGAATAGCCCCCTCTGGTGCTTCTTGGGGAACCATTGGCAACCCAGATAGTTTACTGCGGGGGGCAAAACAGTTGATCGATAAAGCGGGAGCGGAAGCGATCGCAGTGGTGGCTAGATTTCCCGATGATGAAGGCAGTGTGGCTCTCAGCCAGTATCGACAGGGACAGGGTGTTGATCCTCTCGCCGGAGCCGAGGCTATTATTAGCCATCTCATTGTCCGACATTTTCGCATCCCCTGCGCCCACGCTCCCGCTCTGTTACCTTTACCCCTAGACCCCCATTTATCACCCCGTTCGGCGGCGGAAGAAATAGGCTATACATTCCTTCCCTGTGTATTAGCCGGGTTGAGTCGTGCGCCCCAATATGTCCAGTCTCGGTTGACAGCACCTGATAGCATCTGGGCTAATCAAGTTGATGCGGTGGTAGTTCCAGAAACGGCCTGTGGTGGTAGTGCTATCCTGAGTTTTGCTAATAGTGCCAAACTGATGATCACCGTAGCCGAAAATCGCACCACTATGGCAACCCCCCCAGAGGCGATCGGTATTAAGACCGTCCCGGTAAAATCATATTTAGAGGCGATCGGAGTTTTGGTAACATGGCGACAGGGAGTTAATCATCAAGCCCTCAGACCAAATCTAACAACTCTCAACCGACTGCACACCCCTTAA
- a CDS encoding DUF427 domain-containing protein, whose product MAKAIWNGVVIAESNNCEVVEGNQYFPPDSIKKEYFRNSDTHTTCGWKGVASYYTLEVGGEVNKDAAWYYPSPLPAAQKIQGYIAFWRGVKVEV is encoded by the coding sequence ATGGCCAAAGCAATTTGGAATGGGGTCGTTATTGCCGAAAGCAATAATTGTGAAGTCGTCGAAGGCAATCAATATTTCCCCCCAGACTCCATTAAAAAAGAATACTTCCGAAATAGCGACACCCACACCACCTGTGGCTGGAAGGGGGTCGCTAGTTACTATACCCTGGAGGTGGGAGGCGAAGTTAACAAAGATGCTGCTTGGTATTATCCTAGCCCATTACCCGCTGCCCAGAAGATCCAAGGTTATATCGCCTTCTGGAGAGGCGTAAAAGTCGAGGTTTAA
- a CDS encoding 2Fe-2S iron-sulfur cluster-binding protein, producing MSNTYRVEIHHEGQIHEIDVPSDKYILQVAEEAGFSLPNSCNAGVCTTCAAKILEGEVDQSEGMGLSPDLQAQGYVLLCIAHPRSDLKVETGKEEEVYQRQFGASS from the coding sequence ATGTCTAACACCTATAGGGTGGAGATTCACCACGAGGGCCAAATTCACGAGATTGATGTGCCGTCGGATAAGTATATCCTGCAAGTAGCGGAAGAGGCGGGGTTTAGTTTACCAAATTCCTGCAATGCTGGAGTTTGCACTACCTGTGCTGCTAAAATCCTGGAAGGAGAAGTTGATCAGAGTGAGGGTATGGGGTTGAGCCCCGATCTGCAAGCACAGGGCTATGTATTGCTGTGTATAGCCCATCCGCGCTCAGATTTGAAGGTGGAAACCGGAAAGGAAGAAGAGGTCTATCAGCGCCAATTTGGTGCAAGTTCATAG
- a CDS encoding CPBP family intramembrane glutamic endopeptidase: protein MEKIPNQPEFESFTRTQILIAMGGTALLLLVIAKVVSFFGDFYILPVEITTLGIIQGLAIGVGITGASAILYRLWPAYSRSADIYLKLILTPLIWPDLIWLGLLPGLSEELLFRGVIFAAIGLNPLGLVVSSIFFGLLHFSGSQQWPYIIWATLVGVILGYSALATGNLVVPIVAHIFTNFISGFLWKFKYIGSSHT, encoded by the coding sequence GTGGAAAAAATCCCCAATCAGCCAGAATTTGAATCCTTTACCCGTACCCAAATTTTAATCGCCATGGGGGGGACAGCCCTATTGTTGCTAGTCATTGCTAAAGTCGTGTCTTTCTTTGGTGATTTTTATATCTTACCTGTGGAAATCACCACTTTGGGCATAATTCAAGGATTAGCGATCGGTGTAGGAATTACTGGGGCTAGTGCAATTCTCTATCGTCTTTGGCCGGCTTATAGTCGCAGTGCCGATATTTATTTAAAACTAATTCTCACCCCCTTAATCTGGCCAGATTTAATTTGGTTGGGATTGCTTCCCGGTCTCAGTGAAGAGTTACTATTTCGGGGTGTAATTTTCGCAGCCATTGGGTTGAATCCCCTGGGTTTAGTCGTTTCCAGCATCTTTTTTGGCTTACTCCATTTCAGCGGTTCTCAACAGTGGCCTTACATTATTTGGGCTACCCTAGTGGGAGTAATTTTAGGCTATAGTGCCTTAGCTACAGGCAACCTTGTCGTGCCCATTGTGGCTCACATTTTTACTAATTTTATATCCGGTTTTCTCTGGAAGTTTAAATATATCGGCAGTTCCCATACCTAA
- a CDS encoding winged helix-turn-helix transcriptional regulator: MKVTKHCENSQTGPMSTGSENSTETEQPCPIEYILDRINSKWSFLILRELLIDNRRTHELQEALPISTKTLTIRLRELEKYGMIERKVYPEIPPRVEYSLTPRGRNIKPVIDALQEAGEAWLSDEQVVGGS; the protein is encoded by the coding sequence ATGAAAGTTACAAAACATTGCGAAAACTCCCAAACAGGCCCAATGTCAACTGGTTCGGAAAACTCTACTGAGACCGAACAGCCTTGTCCTATAGAATATATATTGGATAGAATTAATAGTAAGTGGTCTTTTCTAATTTTGCGGGAACTTTTGATAGATAACCGCCGTACTCATGAACTACAGGAAGCACTTCCGATTAGTACGAAAACCTTGACAATTCGGTTGAGGGAATTAGAAAAATATGGTATGATAGAAAGAAAGGTTTATCCAGAAATACCCCCTAGGGTAGAATATTCTCTCACACCTAGGGGACGAAATATCAAGCCAGTCATTGATGCCCTACAAGAGGCAGGAGAAGCTTGGTTATCTGATGAACAGGTAGTCGGAGGTAGTTAA
- the ppsA gene encoding phosphoenolpyruvate synthase gives MVENKEKAFVLWFEEVGIVDVPLVGGKNASLGEMIQQLGSQGVSVPTGFATTAYAYRYFIEKAGLEVKLRELFSDLDVEDMPNLRQRGKQARALILDTPFPPELEEAIVSYYRKLCERYGTSAEFCEKFDSDYKEECKRYASDIDVAVRSSATAEDLPDASFAGQQETYLNVYGEDTVLKSCHKCFASIFTDRAISYRTIKGFDHFDVALSVGVQKMVRSDLASSGVMFSIDTETGFKNAALVTAAYGLGENVVQGAVNPDEYFVFKPTLKQGFRPILEKRLGTKELKMVYDIGGTKLTKNVSVPVSEREKFCITDDEILKLAEWAVIIENHYSTVRGCYTPMDIEWAKDGVTGELFIVQARPETVQSQKSGSVLRSYKLNGTSNVLSRGRAVGEMIGQGKARVIMDVHRIDDFQPGEVLVTNKTDPDWEPIMKRSSAIVTNAGGRTCHAAIIAREMGIPAIVGCGDATEVVKTGQDITVSCSEGEEGRVYEGLVPFDVNETVLDNLPKTRTQILMNVGNPEEAFGLASIPCDGVGLARLEFIIANHIKAHPLALLKYDQLEDESVKREIGELTKLYDHKPDFFVDKLAHGIGTIAAAFYPNPVIVRMSDFKSNEYANLLGGRQFEPKEENPMIGWRGASRYYDPNYREAYGLECVALKRVRDEMGLTNVVPMIPFCRTPDEGRKVLAEMEKYGLKRGENGLQVYVMCELPSNVIFADEFAQVFDGFSIGSNDLTQLTLGLDRDSALVAHIFDERNEAVRRMVTIAIKAAKKYGRKIGICGQAPSDYPEFARFLVELGIDSMSLNPDSVIKTILDIGKMEESGVLVDDIMEVAQAK, from the coding sequence ATGGTTGAAAATAAAGAAAAAGCATTCGTACTGTGGTTTGAGGAAGTAGGAATTGTCGATGTTCCATTAGTAGGTGGAAAAAACGCATCCCTAGGGGAGATGATACAACAGCTAGGCTCCCAAGGGGTTAGCGTTCCCACAGGGTTTGCGACCACAGCCTATGCTTATCGCTACTTTATCGAAAAAGCGGGCTTAGAAGTCAAACTACGCGAACTGTTCTCAGATCTAGATGTGGAAGATATGCCCAACCTGCGGCAGCGGGGTAAGCAGGCTCGCGCTTTGATCTTAGATACCCCCTTCCCTCCAGAACTTGAAGAAGCAATTGTTAGTTATTACAGAAAACTGTGTGAACGTTACGGGACTTCAGCAGAATTCTGTGAGAAGTTCGATTCAGATTATAAGGAAGAATGCAAACGCTATGCCAGTGATATTGACGTAGCGGTGCGGTCTAGTGCTACAGCAGAAGACTTGCCTGATGCGAGTTTTGCAGGTCAGCAAGAAACATACTTAAACGTTTATGGGGAAGATACAGTCTTAAAATCTTGCCATAAGTGTTTTGCTTCCATCTTTACAGATCGGGCGATTTCCTACCGGACAATTAAAGGCTTTGATCACTTCGATGTTGCCTTGTCGGTGGGTGTACAGAAAATGGTTAGGTCTGACCTAGCTTCCTCCGGTGTCATGTTCTCAATTGACACAGAAACGGGCTTTAAGAATGCTGCCCTAGTGACAGCGGCCTATGGTTTAGGGGAAAACGTGGTACAAGGTGCAGTTAACCCTGATGAATACTTTGTATTCAAGCCTACTCTGAAACAAGGATTCCGTCCTATCCTAGAGAAGCGCTTAGGCACAAAAGAACTGAAGATGGTTTACGACATTGGTGGCACGAAACTCACCAAAAACGTAAGCGTCCCAGTTTCCGAACGCGAGAAGTTCTGTATTACAGATGATGAAATCCTGAAGCTGGCTGAATGGGCGGTTATCATCGAAAATCACTACTCAACAGTTCGTGGGTGCTATACACCTATGGATATTGAGTGGGCGAAAGATGGTGTCACGGGTGAACTGTTCATCGTCCAAGCACGTCCAGAAACGGTACAATCCCAAAAATCGGGCAGTGTCCTGCGGTCTTACAAACTCAACGGAACTAGCAACGTGCTATCTCGCGGTCGTGCAGTTGGCGAAATGATCGGTCAGGGTAAAGCACGGGTAATTATGGATGTTCACCGGATTGATGATTTCCAACCGGGAGAAGTATTAGTTACCAACAAGACTGACCCCGACTGGGAACCGATTATGAAGCGTTCCAGTGCTATTGTCACTAACGCTGGCGGTCGGACTTGTCACGCGGCGATTATTGCTCGTGAAATGGGTATTCCGGCGATCGTTGGTTGCGGAGATGCTACGGAAGTGGTCAAGACCGGACAAGACATTACAGTTTCCTGTTCGGAAGGGGAAGAAGGACGGGTGTATGAAGGGTTAGTGCCCTTTGATGTGAACGAAACTGTTCTGGACAACTTACCTAAGACCCGCACTCAAATTCTGATGAATGTGGGGAACCCAGAAGAAGCCTTTGGTTTGGCATCTATTCCCTGCGATGGTGTAGGTTTGGCTCGTCTTGAGTTTATTATCGCTAATCATATTAAGGCTCACCCCTTGGCGTTGCTCAAGTATGACCAACTGGAAGATGAATCAGTTAAGCGGGAAATTGGCGAACTGACCAAACTCTATGATCATAAGCCGGACTTCTTTGTTGATAAACTGGCTCATGGTATTGGCACGATCGCAGCGGCTTTCTATCCGAACCCAGTGATTGTGCGGATGTCGGACTTCAAGAGTAACGAATACGCCAACCTGTTAGGTGGTCGTCAGTTTGAACCCAAAGAAGAGAACCCGATGATCGGCTGGCGGGGTGCATCCCGTTACTACGACCCCAACTACCGGGAAGCCTACGGTCTGGAATGTGTGGCTCTGAAACGGGTGCGCGACGAAATGGGTCTGACCAATGTGGTGCCGATGATTCCTTTCTGTCGGACTCCTGATGAAGGCCGCAAGGTGTTGGCTGAAATGGAGAAATATGGCCTGAAACGAGGCGAAAACGGCCTCCAGGTTTATGTGATGTGCGAATTGCCGAGTAATGTCATCTTTGCTGATGAGTTCGCTCAAGTGTTCGATGGCTTCTCCATCGGATCGAACGACTTGACCCAGTTAACTCTAGGCTTGGACCGTGACTCCGCACTGGTGGCTCATATCTTTGACGAACGCAATGAGGCGGTACGTCGGATGGTCACGATCGCCATCAAAGCAGCTAAGAAATATGGTCGCAAGATTGGTATTTGTGGTCAAGCGCCTAGTGACTATCCAGAGTTTGCTCGGTTCTTGGTTGAGTTGGGTATTGACTCGATGAGTTTGAACCCCGACTCTGTGATTAAGACCATCCTCGACATTGGCAAGATGGAAGAGTCTGGCGTTTTGGTTGATGATATCATGGAAGTCGCTCAGGCTAAATAG
- a CDS encoding ferredoxin-thioredoxin reductase variable chain, with the protein MSLGGRTTIAATSVGIFTEIHELEFMKVGDRVRVKESVIIYVNPEHRNQPSDAKGLEGEIVSILTDWNGRPITPNLPVIVQFNPKFKVHFREEELEVIEES; encoded by the coding sequence GTGTCGCTGGGTGGTCGCACAACTATCGCAGCCACTTCTGTAGGCATTTTTACCGAAATACATGAGTTGGAATTTATGAAAGTCGGCGATCGTGTTCGCGTCAAAGAGTCAGTGATTATCTATGTCAATCCCGAACACCGCAATCAACCTTCTGATGCTAAGGGATTGGAGGGGGAAATTGTATCCATCCTAACAGACTGGAATGGTAGACCTATTACCCCTAATCTGCCTGTTATAGTACAGTTTAACCCCAAGTTTAAGGTTCACTTCAGAGAGGAGGAGTTAGAAGTGATTGAGGAGAGTTAG
- a CDS encoding ABC transporter ATP-binding protein/permease, protein MNRFDSQLWRRFLSIAQPFFYPLGPGSGRVFLLLMLLLLVFLFGVAFVLVTAVTFASQMLFPEFFNRIAPGLLETIQGVIYSPSIIVVALMLLVPAMVFYWYRRQWLTRWQPWAFLSVLLFISLAVSGLNVIISYVGNFFMTALSERNEEEFWRFLFVYAGVFVVGTPIVVLYGYTRDRLGNYWRKWLTNRFLDNYFQNRSYYEIDSHKDIDNPDQRISEDIQAFTITSLRFLLIILGAVIDVISFTGILWSISKQLSLFLLIYAVFGTGVTVLLGRRLITLNFNQLKLEANFRYGLVHVRDNAESIAFYQGEDRESEQVKKRFFQAFNNFNLLIGWQRNVDYFTTGYRYLVIILPSLIMAPLYFSEQIRFGDITQAGFAFSQVLSAFSIVVSQIEPLSRFAAGINRLTGFSEALEVSDRTPTGKPQIDLMVDSPLAVKNLTLETPNYQKTLVRDLSLELAPGEGLLIVGQSGVGKSSLLRGIAGLWRSGTGVLVRPELSEMLFLPQRPYMILGTLREQLLYPNSHLNIDDTELESVLKLVNLGDLSDRVGSFDVELDWANVLSLGEQQRLAFARLLLTQPRYAILDEATSALDMKNEELLYQKLNQMNTTYVSVGHRMSLLQYHHHVLELMEDQKWRLISPQEYQADLNLFAG, encoded by the coding sequence ATGAATCGATTTGATAGTCAACTTTGGAGACGATTTCTCAGCATCGCACAACCGTTTTTTTATCCCCTAGGACCTGGTAGTGGCAGGGTTTTTTTGTTATTGATGTTGCTGCTGCTGGTTTTCTTGTTTGGGGTCGCTTTTGTGTTGGTCACCGCCGTTACTTTCGCTAGTCAAATGCTGTTTCCTGAGTTTTTTAATCGCATCGCTCCCGGCTTATTGGAAACTATACAAGGGGTGATTTATTCTCCCTCTATTATAGTCGTGGCTTTGATGCTGCTTGTACCCGCCATGGTATTCTACTGGTATCGCCGTCAATGGTTGACTCGCTGGCAACCTTGGGCTTTTTTGAGTGTCCTGCTATTTATTTCTCTGGCTGTTAGTGGCTTAAATGTCATTATTAGCTATGTGGGAAACTTTTTTATGACCGCTCTCTCCGAGAGAAATGAGGAGGAATTTTGGCGGTTTCTGTTTGTTTATGCTGGTGTCTTTGTCGTGGGTACTCCCATCGTGGTTCTCTATGGTTACACACGCGATCGCCTCGGGAACTATTGGAGGAAATGGTTAACTAATCGATTTCTGGATAATTATTTTCAGAATCGCTCCTACTATGAAATAGACTCCCATAAAGATATCGATAACCCTGACCAACGTATCTCTGAGGATATTCAGGCTTTTACGATTACTAGCCTCCGATTTTTACTGATTATTTTAGGCGCGGTAATTGATGTAATTTCCTTCACGGGTATTCTGTGGTCGATTTCTAAACAATTGTCCCTGTTCCTGTTAATTTATGCCGTATTTGGTACAGGGGTCACAGTCTTATTAGGTCGGCGCTTAATTACCCTCAATTTTAATCAGCTTAAACTGGAGGCAAATTTCCGTTATGGCTTAGTCCATGTCCGCGACAATGCCGAATCTATCGCCTTTTATCAGGGAGAAGACCGCGAATCAGAGCAAGTTAAAAAACGCTTTTTCCAAGCCTTTAATAATTTTAACCTCCTGATTGGTTGGCAGAGAAATGTAGATTATTTCACTACTGGGTATCGCTATCTTGTGATTATTTTACCCTCTCTGATTATGGCTCCTCTGTATTTTTCCGAACAAATCAGATTTGGAGATATTACCCAGGCGGGTTTTGCCTTTTCTCAAGTGTTAAGCGCTTTTTCGATTGTGGTCAGTCAAATTGAACCCTTGAGTAGATTTGCGGCGGGTATTAATCGTTTGACTGGGTTCTCCGAAGCCCTGGAAGTGAGCGATCGCACCCCCACAGGGAAACCTCAAATTGACCTCATGGTAGACTCTCCTTTGGCGGTGAAAAATCTCACCTTAGAAACTCCTAACTATCAGAAAACATTGGTGCGGGATTTATCCCTAGAGTTAGCACCCGGTGAGGGTTTATTAATTGTTGGTCAAAGTGGAGTAGGGAAAAGTTCCCTATTACGAGGAATCGCGGGTTTATGGCGATCGGGAACTGGGGTGCTAGTGCGTCCGGAACTTAGCGAAATGCTATTTCTCCCCCAGCGTCCTTATATGATTCTGGGAACCCTGCGAGAACAATTACTCTATCCTAACTCCCATCTAAACATCGACGACACCGAATTAGAATCCGTTTTGAAACTCGTTAATCTGGGTGATTTAAGCGATCGTGTTGGTAGCTTTGATGTAGAATTGGATTGGGCTAATGTTCTCTCCCTCGGAGAACAGCAACGCCTCGCCTTTGCTCGTCTGTTGCTCACTCAACCTCGCTATGCTATCCTTGATGAAGCTACCAGCGCCCTTGATATGAAAAATGAGGAGTTGCTGTATCAAAAACTCAACCAGATGAACACTACTTACGTTAGTGTCGGACACCGGATGAGTTTACTGCAATATCATCACCACGTTTTAGAGTTGATGGAAGACCAAAAATGGCGTTTAATATCCCCACAGGAATATCAAGCAGACCTGAATTTATTTGCGGGATAG